DNA sequence from the Acidobacteriota bacterium genome:
TTGAGCATCCAGAATCCCAATCCAGATTCGGCAAAACTTTGCAAACTGTTTTCGACGATTGCGACGACTGTATCGCGAGGAATGACCAAATCATCCCAGAGATATTTACGCACTTCAGGTTCCGTCCACATCCGATGCAAATCATCAACATCAGATCGCTGAAACGGCATTAACCGCAACCGACTTGTCTGAAGCCGAACATCCATAAGGTGACAATCATTGGATTCAAGCGATTCAGATTCGTAAATCCGGGAGGATAAAAAAATGGCGGTGGGATTCAAATCGAATTCCACCGCTCCGAGGGCTTTGCTGGGATGAAAACTCTAAAGACCAAAAGGAGGAAACTTGATAAGTACTTGATTCTGGGAATAAGTCGAAAATGTTTGATACTCAATTGACTTAGATAATGCGGCCAAGACATGAGCAATTTCAATGCCGCGGCACTTCGGCGCGAGCGTCGCCATTTAACATCTTCATTTTCCAATAACTTAATTTTTCGCCAGGAAATCCCCAATCGCCGAAATGATCGAAACACTGGATTTTTATCCATTTTTTCGGAGATCAATAAGGATGAGCTTGCCGGAAAGCCGGGATGATTATGATTGCTCACGCATAAACAGGGCTGGAATTGTTTTGAGAATAATCTTCAAATCCAGCCAGGGCGACCAATTTTCGATGTAGTAAATATCCAACTGCACCATCTGCTGAAAGGAAAGACGGTAACGACCACTCACCTGCCATAACCCCGTCATACCGGGTTTTACGTCCAAGCGTTTGCGGTGCCAGGCTTCATAACATTCAACTTCATACGGGATTGGTGGACGCGGTCCGACCAAACTCATTTCGCCTCGGAACACATTGAACAATTGCGGTAATTCATCCAGACTGGTTTGCCGAAGCCACTTGCCAATGCGTGTTAAGCGGGAATCGTTGATGTATTTGTAGCTAGGTTCATCTTTTGTCCCGAGATTGATCTTGCCTTGTTTTTTGATGGCGCGTTGCATGTATTCCCGATGGTTTTCGTCAACATCGACATCATTGAGCATCGAGCGGAATTTATAGAGCAGGAAAATGTGCCCATCCATTCCAACCCGTTCCTGCCGGTAAAAAACAGGCCCGTGTGATTCCAGCTTAATCGCCAAGGCAATGACAAACCACAATGGAGCCGTCACGAACAAAATCAACGTGCTGACCAGGACGTCTATCGAACGTTTGAACAATCGAACAGCTCCCGAAAGAGGTTCTTCGAACAATCGCACCATCGGAACCGCGCCAAGTTGTTCAACATAAGTTTTCCGTGGAATGCAATTGAGCAAGTTGGGCACAACGCGAAACGCCACGCGCGCACCCCGACCGCATTTGACCATGGTGTCAAATAGCATCCGAGTTGGAATTTCAGGGTCCGTAATCAACACCTCTCCGATTCCATACAGCCTGATGAAAAGGTGCATTTCGTCATACCGTCCCAGGGTAGGCCAATGCTGCAATGCTTCGCTTTTTGGCGGAGTTCCGTCCGAAGTGACGAATCCTACGACCCGGCGACCAAGTTTCGGATCGTGAGCGATTTCGTTGACGCACATTTCCGCGACGCCGTTGGAACCGACGATCAGAATGGGAATAACGTTGATATGACGACGGCGATAAAATGTTTGAAGGCTGCGCAAACCGGTTCGATACCCAAGCGATACCGTCAAATTCAGAAGAAAAAATAGAATGAAAATGATTCGTGAATACGAAAACGCCGAATAGGCAAATCCACCCCGGTAAAAAAACGCGATCATCGTCAACAGCAAAGCACCGATTGAAATAGCCTTGAAGAGGTTGATGAAATCTTCACTGAAAGAAAACTCGCCCCGTACGCGGTACAACCCGCGATACCAAAACGTTGCCACCTGGATGAAAGGTACAAAGTAAAGCACGCTCAAGTAAGGCGCATAATGCAATTGAAACCCTGATGGCAATCCAATCGCCACTGAGCCAAGCTGCCATTCTCTCCAAATCAACAGCGATTTTTCCGGATGTCGTAACCAGAAAGCCAGCATGAACAATATTCCTGCCAACACCCCGTCAAAGACCACCAACAATCCAGTGATGATTTTGATGGAAGGTTCGCTCAACGGCAAAATGCGCGGTAGCGTTTGATTCGGAACCTGTTTTTGGGTGGCGGAAAAAGCTTTGCTATTTGGTGATGAAAGAGACGACATTTCTGCCTCGATCCTCAAACTCATGGATTTATGAAGGGGAAACGCGCGAGCGATCTTACGGCAAGCGGGATATAGCTTCAACACCGCTTTTTTCAAAATAACAAGTTTTGATTTGTGTAGATTCGCAAAGTCAAGAGGCCGATTTAATCTCTCGGCTACGCATTGAGAAAATTCAGGTAGGCCAGTAGCGGAAACGTCAAATGGAAGGACAGGTCATGGAGGTTGCGGTCAATTACGAAACGTATAAAGAGGTGTCCTCAATGCGTAGCGCGAGAGCAGGTTGGGAACACATGCCGTGTTCGCCAATTTCATTGCGCGCAGATAACGGCGCTGTAAAACAATCTGCGCGATCAAACTCAAAGAACTTGGTACTTCACAAGCGCATCTGGTTCTTCTTCAACTCGAAAACTCATCCCAACAAAGATGCGCTGTTATTTCACACGGAACTTTTCATAAGCCCAGTTGGTGTAATTCTGAACGGTAATATCCGACATCCCCACCATCCGTGAAATGCTCAACCCCATCACCGTTAGCATAAAAACCGTCGAGGCGCCGATCAGGGTCAGCAGCAGGGAGTATTCAATTATGCTTTGTCCGGCATCATCCTTCAAAAATTCGATCAAAAACTCTTTCATATCCCCGATCCTTTTTTCAGTGAGGTAACAGTACCGGGAGCACCGTTTGTCGCTTTCGACGCCCCAGACAAGTGCAACGGCTGTGCCAACACAAATTGAAGCGTTGGCTTTTCAGCTAAACGCGGCAATTACAGCAGATACAATTTTGGCGAAAATCGTTTGCCTGCCAAACCGCGCAGACTGTCGCCAATCGTGGATGTAAGTTTTTCCGCACGTGTACACGATTGATTACAGAAACTTGCCGCAAGTACTCGTTTTATTGTCAAACCCATCAGCCGCAGGTAAAGTACCGCGCGTTACACGACCACAAAGACATTCAATCACAACAATCGCTCGACGAAAGGAACAATTCAGATGAACAGGCAGCTCCCAGCTCGGCTTCGGCCTTTGTTTACCTCGATGATGATTTTGGCAATGGCACTTACAGGCTTTGCACAGGAGCCAAGTTGGCAACGGTTGATCAATTCGGATAAAGAGCCGCAAAACTGGCTGAGTTATGGCGGCAATTACGCTGCGCATCGGTATAGCTCGCTCAATCAAATTACTGCAACCAACGTCAAAAACCTGGCTCCGGTCTGGATGTTCCCTACAGGAGAAGTTCGCGGCGGATTGAATGCGACGCCGATTGTGATGGACGGCGTTATGTACTTGATGGGTCCGATGAATCGCGTGTTTGCCATTAACGCTGCCACAGGCGAATTACTTTGGAAATACCTTTACAAGCTGACCACCAGAAACATTCCTTATCAGGTTGGCGCGCGCGGGTTGGCGATTGGTTACGGCAAAGTTTATTTCGGCACAGTAGACAATCATTTCATCGCGCTGGAGATGAAAACAGGCCGCGAGTTGTGGGATGTGGAAATTGAAAATACAGAGTTGTGCGGCTGCAACGTCACTTCGCCGCCGCTGATCGTTAAGGACAAAGTCATTGTCGGCGGGACCGGCGGTGAACACGCGCATCGCGGTTATTTATCCGCGTTCGATGCAAACAGCGGCAAATTGCTCTGGCGGTTTTACACGATCCCTGCGCCGGGCGAACCGGGTTCGGAAACCTGGGATCCGCGCATGCTGAAATACGGCGGCGCTCCGACTTGGTTAGTAGGATCGTATGATGCCGAATTGAACCTGCTGTATTGGGGCGTAGGTAATCCGTCGTCAGATTTTTACGACGAGTTTCGTCAAGGCGATAATTTGTATTCAAATTCAATCATCGCGCTCGACCCTGACACGGGCAAATTGAAGTGGCATTACCAGGAAGTTCCGCACGATATGTACGACTTCGACTCGGCGTACGAATGCGTGCTGGTGGATTACCAAAAAGACGGTAAGACGCAAAAGTTGCTGGTTCACCCGAATAAGGGCGGATACACCTGGGTGCTGGATCGCGCGACGGGCAAATACGTCAGCGCCTATCCGCACGTTGACCACCTGACCTGGTTGAAAGGCGTGGATAAAAATGGCCGCCCCATTGATATGCAGCGTGTTCCACCGGACAAGGAAACCTTTGTTTGTCCCAGCGCCGGAGGTGGTCGCAACTGGGATCATTCGTCATACAGCCCGCGAACCAACTGGTGGTACAACGTCGGTTGGGAAATGTGCAATTCGATCAGACCTGAAAAGATGGAAGTCGTCGCTGGAAAACCGTTATTCGGCGGCGGCATGGAATTCAAACCGCCAAAAGACAAAGCGGCTTACGGGCACATCAATGCGTTTGACCCGCTGACCGGCGAGCGCAAATGGCGGTATTTGACCGATGGGTTGAATGTGGCTTCGTTGCTGACGACAGGCGGCGATTTGCTGTTCAGCGGAGATGTCTTCGGCAACGCTTTCGCGCTGGATGCGAAAACCGGCAAAAAGCTCTGGTCATTCAATGTCGGCGCCAGCGTGACCGGTTCGCCGATCACATATTCGGTCAACGGTCGCCAATACGTGGCCATTCCTGCCGGAATGGGTTCGCTGGTCGGCGGGTTGACCGCCATGATGTGGCCGGACAAAGCCAACAAATTGCCCGAAGGCGCTTCGACGCTGGTCGTCTTTGCATTGCCCGAAACCAAATCCGTTGCCAAAGGAGTTACGCGAAGTGGAAAGTAACGACAGACTTTCATCGAAGGAAAGGCGGTTCGCATTGGCTTTATTTTTGCCTTTTGCCTTTTGCCTTTTGCCTTTTGCCTTGCAGGCTCAACAGGATCAATCCGCCAATATCGAAGCCGGTCGCCGCATCTTCACTGGTTCGTGCAGCATGGGCTATTGCCACGGGCTTGGCGGTGTCGGCGGAGGCGGGCCAAAGCTCGCCGGGCGAAAATTCAGCGTCAAATACCTGACGATGGTCATCAGCGACGGCGTGCCGGAAACGACCATGCCCAGTTTCAAAAGCAATTTGACTCAGGAACAGCTTGGCAATTTGATTTTGTACGTGCAGTCGTTGGCGAATTCCGCTGCCACGGAATCGAATCAGCCTGTGAACGTGCAGGAGCATTTGCCTACGACTGGCAATAAAGCCGCGGCAACAAACGAAGTCGCCGCCGCGCCAAAACCAATCGCTATCTCCGCTGAAGATCGTGAATTGATGGGTGATGCCTCAGCCGGACGCGCGTTGTTTTTCAATTCGTCGCAAGCCGCCAATTGTGTCGCCTGCCACAGCATCAGCGGACGCGGCGGCAAAATTGGCCCGGATTTAGCTGATGTCACTTCCAAATCCGCTAAAGAGATTTTGCAAAGCATCTCTGAACCGAATGCTCGTGTGGACGAAAAATTCGCTGCACTGATGTTGACGCTGAAAGATGGCAGCAAAATCACCGGCGTCAAACGCGACGAAGACACCACCACGATTCGGTTGTACGACACCTCATCGCTGCCGCCGATTTCGCGCAGCTTCTTAAAGGCGGACATCGCCAAAACCGAACCGCTGAAAACATCGGCAATGCCCGGCGATTACGCTACCAAACTTTCGCGCCAACAGTTGCTCGATCTGGTCGGCTTCCTGAAAACCGCAGAGTCCGGAAAGTAAAACCATCAACTTGAAAACTTCAATGCACAAATTCAGTCGCAGAGAATTCGTCCAAACCGCAAGCTCGTTTGCTGTCGGCAGCACCTTGTTCGATTGGCAAAAACGCGCGCGCCCCAATCAAATCAAATCA
Encoded proteins:
- a CDS encoding sugar transferase, giving the protein MSSLSSPNSKAFSATQKQVPNQTLPRILPLSEPSIKIITGLLVVFDGVLAGILFMLAFWLRHPEKSLLIWREWQLGSVAIGLPSGFQLHYAPYLSVLYFVPFIQVATFWYRGLYRVRGEFSFSEDFINLFKAISIGALLLTMIAFFYRGGFAYSAFSYSRIIFILFFLLNLTVSLGYRTGLRSLQTFYRRRHINVIPILIVGSNGVAEMCVNEIAHDPKLGRRVVGFVTSDGTPPKSEALQHWPTLGRYDEMHLFIRLYGIGEVLITDPEIPTRMLFDTMVKCGRGARVAFRVVPNLLNCIPRKTYVEQLGAVPMVRLFEEPLSGAVRLFKRSIDVLVSTLILFVTAPLWFVIALAIKLESHGPVFYRQERVGMDGHIFLLYKFRSMLNDVDVDENHREYMQRAIKKQGKINLGTKDEPSYKYINDSRLTRIGKWLRQTSLDELPQLFNVFRGEMSLVGPRPPIPYEVECYEAWHRKRLDVKPGMTGLWQVSGRYRLSFQQMVQLDIYYIENWSPWLDLKIILKTIPALFMREQS
- a CDS encoding PQQ-dependent dehydrogenase, methanol/ethanol family, which gives rise to MNRQLPARLRPLFTSMMILAMALTGFAQEPSWQRLINSDKEPQNWLSYGGNYAAHRYSSLNQITATNVKNLAPVWMFPTGEVRGGLNATPIVMDGVMYLMGPMNRVFAINAATGELLWKYLYKLTTRNIPYQVGARGLAIGYGKVYFGTVDNHFIALEMKTGRELWDVEIENTELCGCNVTSPPLIVKDKVIVGGTGGEHAHRGYLSAFDANSGKLLWRFYTIPAPGEPGSETWDPRMLKYGGAPTWLVGSYDAELNLLYWGVGNPSSDFYDEFRQGDNLYSNSIIALDPDTGKLKWHYQEVPHDMYDFDSAYECVLVDYQKDGKTQKLLVHPNKGGYTWVLDRATGKYVSAYPHVDHLTWLKGVDKNGRPIDMQRVPPDKETFVCPSAGGGRNWDHSSYSPRTNWWYNVGWEMCNSIRPEKMEVVAGKPLFGGGMEFKPPKDKAAYGHINAFDPLTGERKWRYLTDGLNVASLLTTGGDLLFSGDVFGNAFALDAKTGKKLWSFNVGASVTGSPITYSVNGRQYVAIPAGMGSLVGGLTAMMWPDKANKLPEGASTLVVFALPETKSVAKGVTRSGK
- a CDS encoding c-type cytochrome codes for the protein MPFALQAQQDQSANIEAGRRIFTGSCSMGYCHGLGGVGGGGPKLAGRKFSVKYLTMVISDGVPETTMPSFKSNLTQEQLGNLILYVQSLANSAATESNQPVNVQEHLPTTGNKAAATNEVAAAPKPIAISAEDRELMGDASAGRALFFNSSQAANCVACHSISGRGGKIGPDLADVTSKSAKEILQSISEPNARVDEKFAALMLTLKDGSKITGVKRDEDTTTIRLYDTSSLPPISRSFLKADIAKTEPLKTSAMPGDYATKLSRQQLLDLVGFLKTAESGK